In Blastopirellula marina, a single genomic region encodes these proteins:
- a CDS encoding SGNH/GDSL hydrolase family protein, whose protein sequence is MTGSPWTSRLIPCFVGILLTLLICADTVAQFGGGGGFGGRREFKPKIQDGDRVALIGGTFIEREQQYGYFELALNLALPETNFTLRNLGWSGDTVTGISRARFGNQQEAWSHLTKSLDLVNPTIIFVAYGTNEAFRGQEGLEEFKANYTKLLDELEKRTKRIVLIKPLPMENLGPPLPNPEEYNANVELYGEAIKQLAYDRGHSTMGMNDAFSKYKPTLKSEPEHLTDNGMHLTEFGYWYLAPKMVESVAPWTWFNEVPRKAVAANPLKPHDKVFVRLPYPPAPGEEAPKSIQFAIHFYQEGKAILKGTGDSPDVEATTEQWGRGVDIPATAIYAKTKQLHQAILRKNQLFFDRFRPQNETYLYLFRKHEQGNNAVEIPQFDPLIEEQDKKIFELKQPVTFDVKFEEAAK, encoded by the coding sequence GTGACTGGTAGCCCCTGGACTTCTCGGCTCATTCCCTGCTTCGTGGGGATTTTACTTACTCTACTTATTTGTGCTGACACCGTTGCTCAGTTTGGTGGGGGTGGCGGCTTTGGTGGCCGTAGGGAATTCAAGCCCAAGATCCAAGACGGCGATCGGGTTGCCTTGATCGGTGGAACCTTCATCGAGCGAGAGCAGCAGTACGGATACTTCGAGTTGGCCCTGAATCTGGCCCTGCCGGAAACCAACTTCACGTTGCGAAACCTGGGTTGGAGTGGCGACACCGTCACGGGCATCTCGCGAGCACGCTTTGGCAATCAACAGGAAGCCTGGTCGCATCTGACCAAGTCGCTGGATCTTGTGAATCCAACGATCATTTTCGTCGCTTACGGAACCAACGAAGCGTTTCGCGGTCAAGAAGGGCTGGAAGAGTTTAAAGCGAACTACACAAAACTGCTCGATGAACTTGAGAAGCGAACTAAACGCATCGTGCTGATCAAGCCGCTGCCGATGGAAAACCTGGGACCACCCTTACCTAACCCAGAAGAGTACAACGCGAATGTCGAACTCTATGGAGAGGCGATCAAGCAATTGGCCTATGATCGCGGTCACAGCACGATGGGCATGAACGACGCATTCTCAAAGTACAAGCCGACCCTAAAGAGCGAGCCAGAGCATTTGACAGACAACGGTATGCATCTGACCGAATTCGGGTATTGGTATCTCGCTCCGAAAATGGTCGAAAGCGTAGCACCTTGGACGTGGTTTAATGAGGTACCTCGCAAAGCAGTTGCTGCTAACCCCCTGAAACCACATGATAAGGTTTTTGTCCGTCTCCCTTACCCACCAGCACCTGGTGAAGAAGCACCGAAGTCAATTCAGTTTGCGATTCATTTCTATCAGGAGGGCAAGGCTATACTGAAAGGTACTGGGGATTCTCCTGATGTGGAGGCTACCACCGAGCAGTGGGGACGTGGCGTCGATATTCCGGCGACGGCTATTTATGCCAAGACAAAACAGCTTCATCAGGCGATTCTCCGCAAGAATCAGCTATTCTTCGATCGCTTCCGCCCGCAGAACGAAACTTATCTCTACCTGTTCCGCAAGCATGAACAGGGAAATAACGCGGTCGAAATTCCTCAGTTCGATCCTCTGATCGAAGAGCAAGACAAGAAGATCTTCGAGCTGAAACAACCAGTCACCTTCGACGTGAAGTTTGAAGAAGCGGCTAAGTAA
- the gmhB gene encoding D-glycero-beta-D-manno-heptose 1,7-bisphosphate 7-phosphatase, producing MAIDTKIWTGPGRPAVFLDRDGTINEEVKYLGSPHQLRIIPGAAEAIARLNQVGIPVIVVTNQSGIARGYYTEDDVQDVHNYMDKLLADHGASINAYYYCPHHPDAIVKKYAVDCECRKPRIGMLSAAAAQENVSLSQAYVVGDKRSDLRAAVNAGARGILVRTGYGMQTEEELLREAEATGAALVTNIVDDLAAAVEQILSALNQTQPQSVKPPKFASTYRHHRPEIGRHYPH from the coding sequence ATGGCGATAGATACGAAAATTTGGACTGGCCCTGGCCGACCGGCCGTCTTCCTGGACCGCGATGGCACGATCAACGAAGAGGTAAAGTACCTCGGCTCGCCCCATCAATTGCGGATCATTCCAGGAGCCGCCGAGGCGATTGCACGCCTGAATCAAGTCGGCATTCCGGTGATTGTCGTCACGAACCAGTCTGGCATTGCTCGTGGTTATTACACCGAGGACGATGTTCAGGACGTGCACAATTATATGGACAAGCTCCTGGCCGACCACGGAGCGTCCATCAACGCATACTACTATTGCCCCCATCATCCCGATGCAATCGTAAAGAAGTACGCGGTCGATTGCGAGTGCCGCAAGCCACGCATCGGTATGCTTAGCGCCGCGGCCGCTCAAGAAAACGTCTCCCTCAGTCAGGCCTACGTCGTGGGGGACAAGCGATCCGATCTACGAGCCGCCGTCAACGCCGGGGCCCGAGGCATCCTGGTCCGAACCGGATATGGCATGCAGACCGAAGAAGAACTTCTTCGCGAAGCAGAAGCCACCGGGGCGGCATTAGTTACGAACATTGTCGACGACCTGGCTGCCGCGGTTGAGCAGATCTTGTCCGCTCTTAACCAGACTCAACCGCAGAGTGTGAAGCCGCCCAAGTTCGCTTCTACTTATCGCCATCACCGACCGGAGATAGGTCGACATTATCCACACTGA
- the ppk1 gene encoding polyphosphate kinase 1 has translation MTQEITARLIDQNLKTSLPETDLTDNSWRDAYSDRDLGWLQFNSRVLHEALDDRNPGLERIKFLAIFTSNLDEFFMKRIGLLRTRSQAERLKNKVIGPVPVQQRLQEMRQVIIPMLKQRAKCFRRELKPLLAEHNIHLLDWDQLTDSQREKAHLFFNRNVYPALTPLALDPGHPFPYMSNLSTSLGFVLRVPDSEENLFARVKVPNILPQWIQLDSEMDDARSYIRLADLIHYNAEKLFPGMTIIDSTLFRITRNSEVEIEDDDDSESIRTIVAEELRQRKFEPVVRLELSEDPNPWVRSLLMHQFDLSEDDVYEVPGELDYAGMWPLASLDIKELRDEPWNPIVPADLAGEEADIFSVIKSGDFLVHHPYESFDASVEQFIRAAANDPKVIAIKMTVYRVGDDTPFVRSLIRAAETGKQVACLIELKARFDEERNLHWAKELEKIGAHVVYGVLGLKTHTKIALVVRQESDGIRCYAHIGTGNYHVKTARLYTDLGLFTCDPMLTTDVVNLFHALTGRSREPNFQKLLVAPTNMREQFLEKTRREIENKKAGKPAMIIFKVNQLEDPEMCQGIIAASQAGVQVECIVRGFSCLRAGLPGLTDNVTIRSIIGRFLEHSRIFYFANGSEDPLDGEFYIGSADWMQRNLSNRVEACAPIELRAHKERVWEILDVLMKDRRQAWVMNPDGDYEQLVPTDDDSDISRLGTHRTLMLLTQQRLKERIK, from the coding sequence ATGACGCAGGAAATTACGGCACGCTTGATTGACCAGAATCTGAAGACTTCCTTGCCCGAAACGGATCTTACCGATAATTCCTGGCGAGACGCCTACTCTGACCGCGACCTGGGATGGCTTCAATTCAACAGCCGCGTCCTTCACGAGGCGCTCGACGACCGCAACCCAGGCCTCGAGCGAATCAAGTTCCTGGCGATTTTCACGTCGAACCTGGACGAGTTCTTCATGAAGCGGATTGGCCTTTTGCGAACTCGCAGTCAGGCCGAACGTCTTAAGAATAAGGTCATCGGCCCTGTACCTGTGCAACAGCGTCTGCAAGAGATGCGGCAGGTCATCATCCCTATGCTGAAGCAGCGGGCCAAGTGTTTCCGTAGGGAACTCAAGCCGCTGCTGGCCGAGCATAACATCCATCTCTTAGATTGGGATCAACTCACCGATTCGCAACGCGAGAAAGCCCATCTCTTTTTCAACCGCAACGTCTACCCGGCGCTGACGCCGTTGGCGCTCGATCCTGGACACCCTTTCCCCTACATGTCGAATCTCTCGACTTCGCTGGGCTTTGTGCTGCGTGTGCCTGACTCGGAAGAAAACCTGTTTGCCCGGGTCAAGGTTCCCAACATTCTGCCGCAATGGATCCAACTCGATTCTGAGATGGATGATGCTCGGTCGTATATTCGCCTGGCCGATCTCATTCATTACAACGCCGAGAAGCTATTCCCCGGCATGACGATCATCGACTCGACCTTGTTCCGCATTACGCGCAACTCGGAGGTGGAAATCGAAGACGACGACGACTCGGAAAGCATCCGCACGATCGTCGCGGAAGAACTGCGTCAAAGAAAGTTCGAGCCAGTCGTGCGTCTTGAACTTTCAGAAGATCCCAACCCGTGGGTTCGCTCGCTACTGATGCATCAATTCGATCTCTCGGAAGATGATGTCTACGAGGTGCCTGGCGAGCTGGATTACGCCGGGATGTGGCCGCTAGCATCGCTCGACATCAAAGAACTTCGCGATGAACCCTGGAACCCGATCGTTCCGGCTGACCTCGCTGGCGAAGAGGCCGATATTTTCTCGGTTATCAAGTCTGGCGACTTCCTGGTTCATCATCCGTACGAAAGCTTCGATGCCAGTGTCGAGCAGTTCATTCGTGCCGCGGCGAACGATCCGAAAGTGATCGCGATCAAGATGACGGTATACCGAGTCGGGGACGACACGCCGTTCGTTCGCAGCTTGATTCGTGCCGCTGAGACTGGCAAGCAAGTGGCCTGCCTGATCGAACTCAAAGCACGCTTCGACGAAGAACGCAATCTTCACTGGGCGAAGGAACTTGAGAAGATCGGGGCCCACGTTGTGTACGGTGTCCTCGGCCTGAAGACCCACACGAAAATTGCCCTCGTGGTGCGTCAAGAGTCCGATGGCATCCGCTGCTATGCGCATATTGGTACCGGCAACTACCACGTGAAAACGGCACGTTTGTACACCGACCTGGGGCTATTTACCTGTGATCCGATGCTAACGACCGACGTGGTGAACCTGTTTCATGCCCTGACAGGACGTTCTCGTGAACCGAATTTCCAAAAGCTGCTAGTGGCCCCCACGAACATGCGGGAGCAGTTCTTGGAAAAGACGCGTCGCGAGATTGAGAACAAAAAAGCTGGTAAGCCGGCCATGATTATTTTCAAGGTCAACCAGCTGGAAGATCCGGAAATGTGCCAAGGGATCATTGCCGCATCCCAGGCTGGTGTTCAGGTCGAATGCATTGTACGTGGGTTCTCTTGCCTGCGGGCGGGTTTGCCTGGTCTCACCGATAACGTGACCATCCGTAGTATCATCGGCCGGTTTCTCGAACATTCGCGCATCTTCTACTTCGCCAACGGCTCGGAAGACCCACTCGACGGCGAATTCTATATCGGCTCGGCGGACTGGATGCAGCGGAACTTGAGTAACCGCGTCGAAGCCTGTGCACCGATTGAATTACGTGCACACAAAGAGCGAGTATGGGAGATTCTCGACGTACTGATGAAAGATCGCCGTCAGGCCTGGGTGATGAATCCTGACGGAGACTACGAGCAACTCGTTCCTACCGACGACGACAGCGACATCTCGCGTCTTGGTACGCATCGCACGCTGATGCTTCTGACCCAACAACGTCTCAAAGAACGTATTAAATAG